From a region of the Enterobacter sp. JBIWA008 genome:
- the rpoA gene encoding DNA-directed RNA polymerase subunit alpha, whose protein sequence is MQGSVTEFLKPRLVDIEQVSSTHAKVTLEPLERGFGHTLGNALRRILLSSMPGCAVTEVEIDGVLHEYSTKEGVQEDILEILLNLKGLAVRVQGKDEVILTLNKSGIGPVTAADITHDGDVEIVKPQHVICHLTDENAAISMRIKVQRGRGYVPASARIHSEEDERPIGRLLVDACYSPVERIAYNVEAARVEQRTDLDKLVIEMETNGTIDPEEAIRRAATILAEQLEAFVDLRDVRQPEVKEEKPEFDPILLRPVDDLELTVRSANCLKAEAIHYIGDLVQRTEVELLKTPNLGKKSLTEIKDVLASRGLSLGMRLENWPPASIADE, encoded by the coding sequence ATGCAGGGTTCTGTGACAGAGTTTCTAAAACCGCGCCTGGTAGATATCGAGCAAGTGAGTTCGACGCACGCCAAGGTGACCCTTGAGCCTTTAGAGCGTGGCTTTGGCCATACTCTGGGTAACGCACTGCGCCGTATTCTGCTCTCATCGATGCCGGGTTGCGCGGTGACCGAGGTTGAGATTGATGGTGTACTTCATGAGTACAGCACCAAAGAAGGCGTTCAGGAAGATATCCTTGAAATCCTGCTCAACCTGAAAGGGCTGGCGGTGAGAGTTCAGGGTAAAGATGAAGTTATTCTTACTCTGAATAAATCTGGCATTGGCCCTGTGACTGCAGCCGACATCACCCACGACGGTGATGTTGAAATCGTCAAGCCGCAGCACGTGATCTGCCACCTGACCGATGAGAACGCAGCGATTAGCATGCGTATCAAAGTTCAGCGCGGTCGTGGTTATGTGCCGGCTTCTGCCCGAATTCATTCGGAAGAAGATGAGCGCCCAATCGGCCGTCTGCTGGTCGACGCATGCTATAGCCCTGTAGAGCGTATTGCCTACAATGTTGAAGCAGCGCGTGTAGAACAGCGTACCGACCTGGACAAGCTGGTCATCGAAATGGAAACCAATGGCACAATCGATCCTGAAGAGGCGATTCGTCGTGCGGCAACCATCCTGGCAGAACAACTGGAAGCTTTCGTTGACTTACGTGATGTACGTCAGCCGGAAGTGAAAGAAGAGAAACCAGAATTCGATCCGATCCTGCTGCGCCCTGTTGACGATCTCGAATTGACTGTCCGCTCTGCTAACTGCCTCAAGGCAGAAGCTATCCACTATATCGGTGATCTGGTACAGCGTACCGAGGTTGAGTTGCTGAAAACGCCGAACCTGGGTAAAAAATCTCTTACTGAGATTAAAGACGTGCTGGCTTCACGTGGTCTGTCTCTGGGCATGCGCCTGGAAAACTGGCCACCGGCAAGCATTGCTGACGAGTAA
- the rpsD gene encoding 30S ribosomal protein S4, with the protein MARYLGPKLKLSRREGTDLFLKSGVRAIDTKCKIEQAPGQHGARKPRLSDYGVQLREKQKVRRMYGVLERQFRNYYKEAARLKGNTGENLLALLEGRLDNVVYRMGFGATRAESRQLVSHKAIMVNGRVVNIASYQVKANDVVSIREKAKKQSRVKAALELAEQREKPTWLEVDAGKMEGTFKRQPERSDLSADINEHLIVELYSK; encoded by the coding sequence ATGGCAAGATATTTGGGTCCTAAGCTCAAGCTGAGCCGTCGTGAGGGCACCGACTTATTCCTTAAGTCTGGCGTTCGCGCGATCGATACCAAGTGTAAAATTGAACAAGCTCCTGGCCAGCACGGTGCGCGTAAACCGCGTCTGTCTGACTATGGTGTGCAGCTGCGTGAAAAGCAAAAAGTTCGCCGTATGTACGGTGTGCTGGAGCGTCAGTTCCGTAACTACTATAAAGAAGCAGCACGTCTGAAAGGCAACACAGGTGAAAACCTGCTGGCTCTGCTGGAAGGTCGTCTGGACAACGTTGTATACCGTATGGGCTTCGGCGCTACTCGTGCTGAATCACGTCAGCTGGTTAGCCACAAAGCAATCATGGTAAACGGTCGTGTTGTTAACATCGCTTCTTATCAGGTTAAAGCGAATGACGTTGTTAGCATTCGTGAGAAAGCGAAAAAGCAATCTCGCGTGAAGGCCGCTCTGGAGCTGGCTGAGCAGCGTGAAAAGCCAACCTGGCTGGAAGTTGATGCTGGCAAGATGGAAGGTACGTTCAAGCGTCAGCCAGAACGTTCTGATCTGTCTGCGGACATTAACGAACACCTGATCGTCGAGCTTTACTCCAAGTAA
- the rpsK gene encoding 30S ribosomal protein S11, translated as MAKAPVRARKRVRKQVSDGVAHIHASFNNTIVTITDRQGNALGWATAGGSGFRGSRKSTPFAAQVAAERCAEAVKEYGIKNLEVMVKGPGPGRESTVRALNAAGFRITNITDVTPIPHNGCRPPKKRRV; from the coding sequence ATGGCAAAGGCACCAGTTCGTGCACGTAAACGTGTAAGAAAACAAGTCTCTGACGGCGTGGCTCATATCCATGCTTCTTTCAACAACACCATCGTTACTATTACTGATCGTCAGGGTAACGCATTGGGTTGGGCAACAGCCGGTGGTTCCGGTTTCCGTGGTTCTCGCAAATCCACTCCGTTCGCAGCTCAGGTTGCAGCAGAGCGTTGTGCAGAAGCCGTAAAAGAATACGGCATCAAGAATCTGGAAGTTATGGTTAAAGGTCCGGGTCCGGGTCGTGAATCTACTGTTCGCGCTCTGAACGCCGCTGGTTTCCGCATCACGAATATTACTGATGTGACTCCGATCCCTCATAACGGTTGTCGTCCGCCGAAAAAACGTCGCGTATAA
- the rpsM gene encoding 30S ribosomal protein S13, with translation MARIAGINIPDQKHAVIALTSIYGVGKTRSKAILAAAGIAEDVKISELSEEQIDTLRDEVAKFVVEGDLRREISMSIKRLMDLGCYRGLRHRRGLPVRGQRTKTNARTRKGPRKPIKK, from the coding sequence GTGGCCCGTATAGCAGGCATTAACATTCCTGATCAGAAACATGCTGTGATCGCATTAACTTCGATCTACGGCGTCGGCAAGACCCGTTCTAAAGCCATTCTGGCTGCAGCGGGTATCGCTGAAGATGTTAAGATCAGTGAGCTGTCTGAAGAACAAATCGACACGCTGCGTGACGAAGTTGCCAAATTTGTCGTTGAAGGTGATCTGCGCCGTGAAATCAGCATGAGCATCAAGCGCCTGATGGATCTTGGTTGCTATCGCGGTTTGCGTCATCGTCGTGGTCTGCCAGTGCGCGGTCAGCGTACTAAGACCAACGCACGTACCCGTAAGGGTCCGCGCAAACCGATCAAGAAATAA
- the rpmJ gene encoding 50S ribosomal protein L36, whose amino-acid sequence MKVRASVKKLCRNCKIVKRDGVIRVICSAEPKHKQRQG is encoded by the coding sequence ATGAAAGTTCGTGCTTCCGTCAAGAAATTATGCCGTAACTGCAAAATCGTTAAGCGTGATGGTGTCATCCGTGTGATTTGCAGTGCCGAGCCGAAGCATAAACAGCGCCAAGGCTGA
- the secY gene encoding preprotein translocase subunit SecY, whose translation MAKQPGLDFQSAKGGFGELKRRLLFVIGALIVFRIGSFIPIPGIDAAVLAKLLEQQRGTIIEMFNMFSGGALSRASIFALGIMPYISASIIIQLLTVVHPALAELKKEGESGRRKISQYTRYGTLVLAIFQSIGIATGLPNMPGMQGLVLNPGFAFYFTAVVSLVTGTMFLMWLGEQITERGIGNGISIIIFAGIVAGLPPAIAHTIEQARQGDLHFLLLLLVAVLVFAVTFFVVFVERGQRRIVVNYAKRQQGRRVYAAQSTHLPLKVNMAGVIPAIFASSIILFPATIASWFGGGTGWNWLTTISLYLQPGQPLYVLLYASAIIFFCFFYTALVFNPRETADNLKKSGAFVPGIRPGEQTAKYIDKVMTRLTLVGALYITFICLIPEFMRDAMKVPFYFGGTSLLIVVVVIMDFMAQVQTLMMSSQYESALKKANLKGYGR comes from the coding sequence ATGGCTAAGCAACCGGGATTAGATTTTCAAAGTGCCAAAGGTGGATTTGGCGAGCTGAAACGCAGACTGCTGTTTGTTATCGGCGCGCTGATTGTGTTCCGTATTGGCTCTTTTATTCCGATCCCTGGTATCGATGCCGCTGTACTTGCCAAACTGCTTGAGCAACAGCGAGGCACCATCATTGAAATGTTCAACATGTTCTCTGGTGGTGCTCTCAGCCGTGCTTCTATCTTCGCATTGGGTATTATGCCGTACATTTCGGCATCAATTATCATCCAGCTGCTGACGGTCGTTCATCCGGCCCTGGCAGAGTTGAAGAAAGAAGGGGAGTCTGGACGTCGTAAGATTAGTCAGTACACCCGTTACGGTACTCTGGTGCTGGCAATATTCCAGTCGATCGGTATTGCTACCGGTTTGCCGAATATGCCTGGTATGCAGGGCCTGGTGTTAAACCCGGGCTTTGCATTCTACTTCACCGCTGTTGTAAGTCTGGTCACAGGGACTATGTTCCTGATGTGGCTCGGCGAACAGATTACTGAGCGTGGTATCGGTAACGGTATCTCAATCATTATCTTCGCCGGTATTGTTGCGGGCCTCCCGCCAGCCATCGCCCATACTATCGAGCAAGCGCGTCAAGGCGACCTGCACTTCCTCCTGTTGCTGTTGGTTGCAGTATTAGTATTTGCAGTGACGTTCTTTGTTGTCTTCGTTGAACGTGGTCAACGCCGCATTGTGGTGAACTACGCTAAACGTCAGCAGGGTCGTCGTGTCTATGCTGCACAGAGCACACATTTACCGCTGAAAGTGAACATGGCGGGGGTTATCCCGGCTATCTTCGCTTCCAGTATTATTCTGTTCCCGGCGACCATCGCGTCATGGTTCGGGGGCGGTACTGGTTGGAACTGGCTGACAACAATTTCGCTGTATTTGCAGCCTGGGCAACCACTTTATGTGTTACTCTATGCGTCTGCGATCATCTTCTTCTGTTTCTTCTACACGGCGTTGGTTTTCAACCCGCGTGAAACAGCAGATAACCTGAAGAAGTCCGGTGCATTTGTACCAGGAATTCGTCCGGGAGAGCAAACGGCGAAGTATATCGATAAAGTAATGACTCGCCTGACTTTGGTTGGTGCGCTTTATATTACTTTTATCTGCCTGATCCCGGAGTTCATGCGTGATGCAATGAAAGTACCGTTCTACTTCGGTGGGACCTCACTGCTTATCGTTGTTGTCGTGATTATGGACTTTATGGCTCAAGTGCAAACTCTGATGATGTCCAGTCAGTACGAGTCTGCATTGAAGAAGGCGAACCTGAAAGGCTACGGCCGCTAA
- the rplO gene encoding 50S ribosomal protein L15 has protein sequence MRLNTLSPAEGSKKAGKRLGRGIGSGLGKTGGRGHKGQNSRSGGGVRRGFEGGQMPLYRRLPKFGFTSRKAAITAEIRLSDLAKVEGGVVDLNTLKAANIIGIQIEFAKVILAGEVSTPVTVRGLRVTKGARAAIEAAGGKIEE, from the coding sequence ATGCGTTTAAATACTCTGTCTCCGGCCGAAGGCTCTAAAAAGGCGGGTAAACGCCTGGGTCGTGGTATCGGTTCTGGCCTCGGCAAAACCGGTGGTCGTGGTCACAAAGGTCAGAACTCTCGTTCTGGCGGTGGCGTACGTCGCGGTTTCGAGGGTGGCCAGATGCCACTGTACCGTCGTCTGCCGAAGTTCGGCTTCACCTCTCGCAAAGCAGCGATCACAGCGGAAATCCGTCTGTCTGACCTGGCGAAAGTTGAAGGCGGCGTTGTAGACCTGAACACGCTGAAAGCAGCAAACATTATCGGTATCCAGATTGAGTTCGCGAAAGTGATCCTGGCTGGTGAAGTTTCTACTCCGGTAACTGTTCGTGGCCTGCGTGTTACTAAAGGTGCTCGTGCTGCTATCGAAGCTGCTGGCGGTAAAATTGAGGAATAA
- the rpmD gene encoding 50S ribosomal protein L30: MAKTIKITQTRSAIGRLPKHKATLLGLGLRRIGHTVEREDTPAVRGMVNAVYFMVKVEE, translated from the coding sequence ATGGCAAAGACTATTAAAATCACTCAAACCCGCAGTGCAATCGGTCGTCTGCCGAAACACAAGGCAACGCTGCTTGGCCTGGGTCTGCGTCGTATTGGTCATACCGTTGAGCGCGAGGATACTCCTGCTGTTCGTGGTATGGTCAACGCGGTTTACTTCATGGTTAAAGTTGAGGAGTAA
- the rpsE gene encoding 30S ribosomal protein S5 encodes MAHIEKQAGELQEKLIAVNRVSKTVKGGRIFSFTALTVVGDGNGRVGFGYGKAREVPAAIQKAMEKARRNMINVALNNGTLQHPVKGVHTGSRVFMQPASEGTGIIAGGAMRAVLEVAGVHNVLAKAYGSTNPINVVRATIDGLENMNSPEMVAAKRGKSVEEILG; translated from the coding sequence ATGGCTCACATCGAAAAACAGGCTGGCGAACTGCAGGAAAAGCTGATCGCGGTAAACCGCGTATCTAAAACCGTCAAAGGTGGTCGTATTTTCTCCTTCACAGCTCTGACTGTAGTAGGCGATGGTAACGGTCGCGTTGGTTTTGGTTACGGTAAAGCGCGTGAAGTTCCAGCAGCGATCCAGAAAGCGATGGAAAAAGCCCGTCGCAATATGATTAACGTCGCGCTGAACAACGGCACCCTGCAGCACCCAGTTAAAGGTGTTCACACGGGTTCTCGTGTATTCATGCAGCCAGCTTCAGAAGGTACCGGTATCATCGCCGGTGGTGCAATGCGCGCCGTTCTGGAAGTTGCTGGGGTTCATAACGTTCTGGCCAAAGCATATGGTTCCACCAACCCGATTAACGTGGTTCGTGCAACTATTGATGGCCTGGAAAATATGAATTCTCCAGAAATGGTCGCTGCCAAGCGTGGTAAATCCGTTGAAGAAATTCTGGGGTAA
- the rplR gene encoding 50S ribosomal protein L18 — protein sequence MDKKSARIRRATRARRKLKELGATRLVVHRTPRHIYAQVIAPNGSEVLVAASTVEKAISEQLKYTGNKDAAAAVGKAVAERALEKGISNVSFDRSGFQYHGRVQALADAAREAGLQF from the coding sequence ATGGATAAGAAATCTGCTCGTATCCGTCGTGCGACCCGCGCACGCCGCAAGCTCAAAGAGCTGGGTGCAACTCGCCTGGTGGTACATCGTACCCCGCGTCATATTTACGCACAGGTAATTGCACCGAACGGTTCTGAAGTTCTGGTAGCTGCTTCTACTGTAGAAAAAGCTATCTCAGAACAATTGAAGTACACCGGTAACAAAGACGCCGCTGCAGCTGTAGGTAAAGCTGTTGCTGAACGCGCTCTGGAAAAAGGTATCAGCAATGTTTCCTTTGACCGTTCCGGGTTCCAATATCATGGTCGTGTCCAGGCACTGGCAGATGCTGCCCGTGAAGCTGGCCTTCAGTTCTAA
- the rplF gene encoding 50S ribosomal protein L6, with product MSRVAKAPVVIPAGVDVKIDGQVITIKGKNGELTRTLNKAVEVKHADNALTFGPRDGFVDGWAQAGTARALLNSMVVGVTEGFTKKLQLVGVGYRAAIKGNAVGLSLGFSHPVEHPLPAGITAECPTQTEIVLKGADKQLIGQVAADLRAYRRPEPYKGKGVRYADEVVRTKEAKKK from the coding sequence ATGTCTCGTGTTGCTAAAGCACCGGTCGTTATTCCTGCCGGCGTTGATGTAAAAATCGACGGTCAGGTTATTACGATCAAAGGTAAAAACGGCGAGCTGACTCGTACCCTCAACAAAGCTGTTGAAGTTAAACATGCAGATAACGCTCTGACCTTCGGTCCACGTGATGGTTTCGTGGATGGATGGGCTCAGGCTGGTACCGCGCGTGCCCTGCTGAACTCAATGGTTGTTGGTGTTACCGAAGGCTTCACTAAAAAGCTTCAGCTGGTTGGTGTAGGTTATCGTGCAGCTATCAAAGGGAATGCAGTAGGCCTGTCTCTGGGCTTCTCACACCCTGTTGAGCATCCGCTGCCGGCCGGTATCACTGCAGAATGTCCGACTCAAACTGAAATCGTGCTGAAAGGCGCTGATAAACAGCTGATCGGTCAGGTTGCAGCAGATCTGCGCGCCTACCGTCGTCCTGAGCCTTACAAAGGCAAGGGTGTTCGTTACGCCGACGAAGTCGTGCGTACCAAAGAGGCTAAGAAGAAGTAA
- the rpsH gene encoding 30S ribosomal protein S8 has protein sequence MSMQDPIADMLTRIRNGQAANKVAVTMPSAKLKVAIANVLKEEGFIEDFKVEGDTKPELELTLKYFQGKAVVESIQRVSRPGLRIYKKKDELPKVMAGLGIAVVSTSKGVMTDRAARQAGLGGEIICYVA, from the coding sequence ATGAGCATGCAAGATCCGATCGCGGATATGCTGACCCGTATCCGTAACGGTCAGGCCGCGAACAAAGTTGCGGTCACCATGCCTTCCGCCAAGCTGAAAGTGGCAATTGCCAACGTGCTGAAGGAAGAAGGTTTTATCGAAGATTTTAAAGTTGAAGGCGACACCAAGCCGGAACTGGAACTTACTCTCAAGTATTTCCAGGGTAAAGCTGTTGTAGAAAGCATTCAGCGTGTCAGCCGCCCAGGCCTGCGCATCTATAAGAAAAAAGATGAGCTGCCAAAAGTTATGGCTGGTCTTGGTATCGCAGTTGTTTCTACCTCTAAAGGTGTTATGACTGATCGTGCAGCGCGCCAGGCTGGTCTTGGTGGCGAAATTATCTGCTACGTAGCCTAA
- the rpsN gene encoding 30S ribosomal protein S14, with protein sequence MAKQSMKAREVKRVALADKFFAKRAELKAIISDVNASDEDRWNAVLKLQSLPRDSSPSRQRNRCRQTGRPHGYVGKFGLSRIKLREAAMRGEVPGLKKASW encoded by the coding sequence ATGGCTAAGCAATCAATGAAAGCACGCGAAGTAAAGCGCGTAGCTTTAGCTGATAAATTCTTCGCTAAACGCGCTGAACTGAAAGCGATCATTTCTGATGTGAACGCTTCCGACGAAGATCGTTGGAATGCGGTTCTCAAGCTGCAGTCTCTGCCGCGTGATTCCAGCCCGTCTCGTCAGCGTAACCGCTGTCGTCAAACAGGTCGTCCACATGGTTATGTGGGCAAGTTTGGGTTGAGCCGTATCAAACTGCGTGAAGCCGCTATGCGCGGTGAAGTGCCAGGCTTGAAAAAGGCTAGCTGGTAA
- the rplE gene encoding 50S ribosomal protein L5, producing MAKLHDYYKDEVVNKLMTEFNYNSVMQVPRVEKITLNMGVGEAIADKKLLDNAAADLTAISGQKPLITKARKSVAGFKIRQGYPIGCKVTLRGERMWEFFERLITIAVPRIRDFRGLSAKSFDGRGNYSMGVREQIIFPEIDYDKVDRVRGLDITITTTAKSDEEGRALLAAFDFPFRK from the coding sequence ATGGCGAAACTGCATGATTACTACAAAGACGAAGTAGTTAACAAACTCATGACTGAGTTTAACTACAATTCTGTCATGCAAGTCCCTCGGGTCGAGAAGATCACCCTGAACATGGGTGTTGGTGAAGCGATCGCTGACAAGAAACTGCTGGATAACGCAGCAGCTGACCTGACAGCAATCTCCGGTCAAAAACCGTTGATCACCAAAGCACGCAAATCTGTTGCAGGCTTCAAAATCCGTCAGGGCTATCCGATCGGCTGTAAAGTAACTCTGCGTGGCGAACGCATGTGGGAGTTCTTTGAGCGCCTGATCACTATTGCTGTTCCACGTATCCGTGACTTCCGTGGCTTGTCCGCTAAGTCTTTCGACGGTCGTGGTAACTACAGCATGGGTGTCCGTGAGCAGATCATCTTCCCAGAAATCGACTACGATAAAGTCGACCGCGTGCGTGGTTTGGATATTACCATTACCACTACTGCGAAATCTGACGAAGAAGGCCGTGCTCTGCTGGCTGCCTTTGACTTCCCGTTCCGCAAGTAA
- the rplX gene encoding 50S ribosomal protein L24: MAAKIRRDDEVIVLTGKDKGKRGKVKNVLSSGKLVVEGINLVKKHQKPVPALNQPGGIVEKEAAIQVSNVAIFNAATGKADRVGFRFEDGKKVRFFKSNSETIK, translated from the coding sequence ATGGCAGCGAAAATCCGTCGTGATGACGAAGTTATCGTGTTAACCGGTAAAGATAAAGGTAAACGCGGTAAAGTAAAAAATGTTCTGTCTTCCGGCAAACTTGTCGTTGAAGGTATCAACCTGGTTAAGAAACATCAGAAGCCGGTTCCGGCCCTGAACCAACCAGGTGGCATCGTTGAAAAAGAAGCTGCTATTCAGGTTTCTAACGTTGCAATCTTCAATGCGGCTACCGGCAAGGCTGACCGTGTAGGCTTTAGATTCGAAGACGGCAAAAAAGTCCGTTTCTTCAAGTCTAACAGCGAAACTATCAAGTAA
- the rplN gene encoding 50S ribosomal protein L14, producing MIQEQTMLNVADNSGARRVMCIKVLGGSHRRYAGVGDIIKITIKEAIPRGKVKKGDVLKAVVVRTKKGVRRPDGSVIRFDGNACVILNNNSEQPIGTRIFGPVTRELRTEKFMKIISLAPEVL from the coding sequence ATGATCCAAGAACAGACTATGCTGAACGTCGCCGACAACTCCGGTGCACGTCGCGTAATGTGTATCAAGGTTCTGGGTGGCTCGCACCGTCGCTACGCAGGCGTAGGCGACATCATCAAGATCACCATCAAGGAAGCAATTCCACGTGGTAAGGTCAAAAAAGGTGATGTGCTGAAGGCGGTAGTGGTGCGCACCAAGAAGGGTGTTCGTCGCCCTGACGGTTCTGTCATTCGCTTCGATGGTAATGCATGCGTTATTTTAAACAATAACAGCGAGCAGCCTATCGGCACGCGTATCTTTGGGCCGGTAACTCGTGAACTTCGTACTGAGAAGTTCATGAAAATTATCTCTCTGGCACCAGAAGTACTCTAA
- the rpsQ gene encoding 30S ribosomal protein S17, which translates to MTDKIRTLQGRVVSDKMEKSIVVAIERIVKHPIYGKFIKRTTKLHVHDENNECGIGDKVEIRECRPLSKTKSWTLVRVVEKAVL; encoded by the coding sequence ATGACCGATAAAATCCGTACTCTGCAAGGTCGTGTTGTTAGCGACAAAATGGAGAAATCCATTGTTGTAGCTATCGAACGTATTGTGAAACACCCGATCTACGGTAAATTCATCAAGCGTACGACCAAACTGCACGTACATGACGAGAACAACGAATGTGGTATCGGCGACAAGGTTGAAATCCGTGAATGCCGCCCACTGTCTAAGACTAAGTCCTGGACGCTGGTTCGCGTTGTAGAGAAAGCGGTTCTGTAA
- the rpmC gene encoding 50S ribosomal protein L29 → MKAKELREKSVEELNAELLNLLREQFNLRMQAASGQLQQTHLLKQVRRNVARVKTLLTQKAGA, encoded by the coding sequence ATGAAAGCAAAAGAGCTGCGTGAAAAAAGCGTTGAAGAGCTGAACGCTGAGCTGCTGAACCTGCTGCGTGAGCAGTTCAACCTGCGTATGCAGGCTGCAAGTGGCCAGCTGCAACAGACTCACCTGCTGAAGCAAGTGCGTCGCAATGTTGCACGCGTTAAGACTTTACTGACTCAGAAGGCGGGTGCGTAA
- the rplP gene encoding 50S ribosomal protein L16 produces the protein MLQPKRTKFRKVHKGRNRGLAQGTDVSFGTFGLKAVGRGRLTARQIEAARRAMTRAVKRQGKIWIRVFPDKPITEKPLEVRMGKGKGNVEYWVALIQPGKVLYEMDGVPEELAREAFGLAAAKLPIKTTFVTKTVM, from the coding sequence ATGTTACAACCAAAGCGTACAAAATTCCGTAAAGTGCACAAAGGCCGCAACCGTGGTCTGGCGCAGGGTACGGATGTTAGCTTCGGCACTTTCGGTCTGAAAGCTGTTGGCCGTGGTCGTCTGACTGCACGTCAGATCGAAGCAGCACGTCGTGCAATGACCCGTGCAGTTAAGCGTCAAGGTAAGATTTGGATCCGTGTATTCCCGGACAAACCGATCACCGAGAAGCCGCTGGAAGTTCGTATGGGTAAAGGTAAAGGTAACGTGGAGTACTGGGTTGCCTTGATCCAACCGGGCAAAGTCCTTTATGAAATGGACGGTGTTCCGGAAGAGCTGGCCCGTGAAGCCTTCGGCCTGGCAGCAGCGAAACTGCCTATCAAAACCACCTTTGTAACTAAGACGGTGATGTAA
- the rpsC gene encoding 30S ribosomal protein S3, translating to MGQKVHPNGIRLGIVKPWNSTWFANTKEFADNLDSDFKVRQYLTKELAKASVSRIVIERPAKSIRVTIHTARPGIVIGKKGEDVEKLRKVVADIAGVPAQINIAEVRKPELDAKLVADSITSQLERRVMFRRAMKRAVQNAMRLGAKGIKVEVSGRLGGAEIARTEWYREGRVPLHTLRADIDYNTSEAHTTYGVIGVKVWIFKGEILGGMAAVEQPEKPAAQPKKQQRKGRK from the coding sequence ATGGGTCAGAAAGTACATCCTAATGGTATTCGCCTGGGTATTGTAAAACCATGGAACTCTACCTGGTTTGCGAACACCAAAGAATTCGCTGACAACCTGGACAGCGATTTTAAAGTACGTCAGTACCTGACTAAGGAACTGGCTAAAGCGTCTGTATCTCGTATCGTTATCGAGCGTCCAGCGAAGAGCATCCGTGTGACTATTCACACTGCTCGTCCTGGCATCGTTATCGGTAAGAAAGGCGAAGACGTGGAAAAACTGCGCAAGGTCGTAGCGGATATCGCTGGCGTTCCTGCACAGATCAATATCGCTGAAGTTCGTAAGCCTGAACTGGACGCTAAATTGGTTGCTGATAGCATCACTTCACAGCTGGAACGTCGTGTTATGTTCCGTCGTGCTATGAAGCGTGCTGTACAGAACGCAATGCGTCTGGGCGCTAAAGGTATTAAAGTTGAAGTTAGCGGCCGTCTGGGCGGCGCGGAAATCGCACGTACCGAATGGTACCGTGAAGGTCGCGTACCGCTGCACACTCTGCGTGCTGACATCGACTACAACACCTCTGAAGCGCACACCACTTACGGTGTAATCGGCGTTAAGGTATGGATCTTCAAAGGTGAGATCCTGGGTGGTATGGCTGCTGTTGAACAACCGGAAAAACCGGCTGCTCAACCTAAAAAGCAGCAGCGTAAAGGCCGTAAATAA
- the rplV gene encoding 50S ribosomal protein L22, translating to METLAQHRHARSSAQKVRLVADLIRGKKVSQALDILTYTNKKAAVLVKKVLESAIANAEHNDGADIDDLKVAKIFVDEGPSMKRIMPRAKGRADRILKRTSHITVVVSDR from the coding sequence ATGGAAACTTTAGCTCAACATCGCCATGCTCGTTCTTCTGCTCAGAAGGTTCGCCTTGTTGCTGACCTGATTCGCGGTAAGAAAGTGTCGCAGGCCCTGGACATCCTGACCTATACCAACAAGAAAGCTGCGGTATTGGTCAAGAAAGTACTGGAATCTGCCATTGCTAACGCTGAACACAACGATGGCGCTGACATCGACGATCTGAAAGTCGCGAAAATTTTCGTAGATGAAGGCCCAAGCATGAAGCGCATTATGCCGCGTGCGAAAGGTCGTGCAGATCGCATCCTGAAGCGCACCAGCCACATTACTGTGGTTGTGTCCGATCGCTGA